A section of the Stenotrophomonas sp. 364 genome encodes:
- a CDS encoding LysR family transcriptional regulator, whose amino-acid sequence MSDLPLPPLNALRSFEAAARLGGVGRAAEALHVTHGAISRQLRVLEDHLGVALFERDGRGLRLTRAGAELQSACEGAFGQIREAVGALKRQQRPDALVLGCSGSILARWMIPHLPALQRDLPALALHWSAQDGSFTDAQRGLDAVLLLAQPPWPRGWQMRELAPERVGVVVSPQHPAAARLRQQPPTALLGEALLHTASRPQAWPAWALAHGLDPAQLQMGSGFEHLYYLLEAAVAGLGVAIAPEPLVADELAAGRLLAPWGFGATGGFWVLATPDGAVDARVDVLAEWLQQQLAGA is encoded by the coding sequence ATGAGCGACCTTCCCCTGCCGCCGCTCAACGCCCTGCGCAGTTTCGAGGCCGCCGCCCGCCTGGGTGGGGTGGGCCGTGCCGCGGAGGCCCTGCACGTCACCCATGGCGCGATCAGCCGCCAGCTGCGGGTGCTGGAGGATCACCTGGGCGTGGCCCTGTTTGAACGCGACGGACGCGGGCTGCGCCTGACCCGGGCCGGGGCCGAGTTGCAGAGCGCCTGCGAGGGCGCGTTCGGGCAGATCCGCGAGGCCGTGGGCGCGCTCAAGCGCCAGCAGCGGCCCGACGCGCTGGTGCTGGGCTGCAGCGGCAGCATCCTGGCGCGCTGGATGATTCCGCACCTGCCGGCGCTGCAGCGCGACCTTCCGGCGCTGGCGCTGCATTGGTCGGCGCAGGACGGCAGTTTCACCGACGCCCAGCGCGGCCTGGATGCGGTGCTGCTGCTGGCCCAGCCACCGTGGCCGCGGGGTTGGCAGATGCGCGAACTGGCGCCGGAACGGGTGGGCGTGGTGGTCAGCCCGCAGCACCCGGCGGCGGCGCGGTTGCGCCAGCAGCCGCCGACCGCCCTGCTCGGGGAAGCGCTGCTGCATACCGCCTCGCGCCCGCAGGCGTGGCCGGCCTGGGCGTTGGCGCATGGGCTGGACCCAGCTCAGCTGCAAATGGGCAGCGGGTTCGAGCACCTGTACTACCTGCTGGAGGCAGCGGTGGCCGGGCTGGGCGTGGCGATCGCGCCCGAGCCGCTGGTGGCCGACGAGCTGGCCGCCGGCCGCCTGTTGGCGCCGTGGGGCTTTGGCGCCACCGGCGGGTTCTGGGTGCTGGCCACGCCCGACGGGGCGGTGGATGCTCGGGTGGACGTGCTGGCCGAGTGGCTGCAGCAGCAGTTGGCGGGGGCCTAG
- the trpB gene encoding tryptophan synthase subunit beta: MSASPITDFHAYPDAQGHFGRYGGSFVAETLIGPLQELAAAYDEARRDPAFIAAYDKDLTHYVGRPSPIYHAERLSQQVGGAQILLKREDLNHTGAHKINNTIGQALLAARMGKTRIIAETGAGQHGVASATVAARLGLECVVYMGATDIERQKINVYRMKLLGATVVPVTSGSATLKDALNEAMRDWVTNVRDTFYIIGTVAGPDPYPRMVRDFNAIVGREARAQMLTDYGRLPDAITACVGGGSNAIGLFHAFLNDRDVRIVGAEAAGDGIETGRHAASIAAGRPGVLHGNRTYVICDDDGQITETHSVSAGLDYPGVGPEHAFLADAGRAEYVGITDEEALAAFHQLAHSEGILAALESSHAVAQAIKIARDLPRDKLVLCNLSGRGDKDVHTIAAREGLML, from the coding sequence ATGTCCGCATCCCCCATCACCGATTTCCACGCCTACCCCGATGCCCAGGGCCATTTCGGCCGCTACGGCGGCAGTTTCGTTGCTGAAACGCTGATCGGGCCGCTGCAGGAACTGGCGGCCGCCTACGACGAGGCGCGCCGCGATCCGGCCTTCATCGCCGCCTACGACAAGGACCTCACCCATTACGTGGGCCGGCCCAGCCCGATCTACCACGCCGAACGGCTCAGCCAGCAGGTGGGCGGGGCGCAGATCCTGCTCAAGCGCGAAGACCTGAACCACACCGGCGCGCACAAGATCAACAACACCATTGGCCAGGCCCTGCTGGCCGCGCGGATGGGCAAGACCCGCATCATCGCCGAGACCGGCGCCGGCCAGCATGGCGTGGCCAGCGCCACCGTGGCCGCCCGTCTGGGCCTGGAGTGCGTGGTCTACATGGGTGCCACCGACATCGAACGGCAGAAGATCAACGTCTACCGCATGAAGCTGCTCGGGGCCACGGTGGTGCCGGTCACCTCCGGCTCGGCCACGCTCAAGGACGCGCTCAACGAAGCCATGCGCGACTGGGTCACCAACGTGCGCGACACGTTCTACATCATCGGCACCGTGGCCGGCCCGGACCCGTACCCGCGCATGGTGCGTGACTTCAACGCCATCGTTGGCCGCGAAGCGCGCGCGCAGATGCTCACCGATTACGGCCGCCTGCCCGATGCGATCACCGCCTGCGTCGGCGGCGGCAGCAATGCCATCGGCCTGTTCCATGCCTTCCTCAACGACCGCGACGTGCGCATCGTCGGTGCCGAAGCGGCCGGCGACGGCATCGAGACCGGCCGCCATGCCGCCTCCATCGCCGCGGGCCGCCCGGGCGTGCTGCACGGCAACCGCACGTATGTGATCTGCGACGACGACGGCCAGATCACCGAAACCCACTCGGTGTCGGCTGGCCTGGACTACCCGGGCGTCGGCCCGGAGCATGCATTCCTGGCCGATGCCGGGCGCGCCGAGTATGTCGGCATCACCGACGAGGAGGCGCTGGCCGCGTTCCACCAGCTGGCCCACAGCGAAGGCATCCTGGCCGCGCTGGAATCCAGCCACGCCGTGGCCCAGGCCATCAAGATCGCGCGGGACCTGCCCCGCGACAAACTGGTGCTGTGCAACCTGTCCGGCCGTGGTGACAAGGACGTGCATACCATCGCCGCCCGCGAGGGCCTGATGCTGTGA
- the glmM gene encoding phosphoglucosamine mutase, which produces MGARRYFGTDGIRGRVGQGVISADFVLRLGNALGRVLTERNGHRPGHRPVVVIGKDTRISGYMFEAALEAGLVAGGVDVQLLGPMPTPAVAFLTRTLGADAGIVISASHNPHYDNGIKFFSADGEKLDDATELALEAALDSDFTTAESDRLGKAMRARDAVGRYIEFCKASVPRSFDLRGLKIVLDCAHGATYHIAPLLFRELGAEVVTIGAEPNGVNINDGVGSMHIDNLAKKVREVGADLGIAFDGDGDRVLMADDQGNPVDGDDLLYVLAASWQRNGRLRGPVVGTLMTNFGLEQALERLGLPFVRSNVGDRYVHQALVEGGGVLGGEASGHLLCLDRATTGDAIVSALQVLEVLRREGRTLRASLQDLSRVPQKTVNVRLGDVSAKAIVQAETVQAALVAAQAAVQGRGRAFLRPSGTEPVVRVTVEADTAELMQSTLDHLSGAVKAAAA; this is translated from the coding sequence ATGGGTGCGCGCCGGTATTTCGGCACCGACGGCATCCGTGGCCGCGTGGGCCAAGGGGTGATCTCCGCCGACTTCGTGCTGCGCCTGGGCAACGCGCTCGGCCGCGTGCTGACCGAGCGTAATGGCCACCGCCCCGGGCACCGCCCGGTGGTGGTGATCGGCAAGGACACGCGCATTTCTGGCTACATGTTCGAAGCCGCGCTGGAAGCGGGCCTGGTCGCCGGCGGCGTGGACGTGCAGCTGCTCGGCCCGATGCCGACCCCCGCGGTGGCGTTCCTCACCCGCACCCTGGGCGCAGACGCCGGCATCGTCATCAGCGCCTCGCACAACCCGCATTACGACAACGGCATCAAGTTCTTCTCCGCCGATGGCGAAAAGCTCGACGACGCCACCGAACTGGCGCTGGAAGCGGCGCTGGACAGCGACTTCACCACTGCCGAATCCGACCGCCTTGGCAAGGCCATGCGCGCGCGCGATGCGGTGGGCCGCTACATCGAGTTCTGCAAGGCCAGCGTGCCGCGCAGCTTCGACCTGCGCGGACTGAAGATCGTGCTCGACTGCGCGCACGGCGCGACCTACCACATCGCCCCGCTGCTGTTCCGCGAGTTGGGCGCGGAGGTGGTCACCATCGGTGCCGAACCCAACGGGGTAAACATCAACGATGGCGTGGGCTCGATGCACATCGACAACCTCGCCAAAAAGGTGCGTGAAGTCGGGGCCGATCTGGGCATCGCCTTCGACGGCGATGGCGACCGCGTGCTGATGGCCGACGATCAGGGCAACCCGGTCGACGGCGACGATCTGCTGTACGTGCTGGCCGCGTCCTGGCAGCGCAATGGTCGCCTGCGTGGCCCGGTGGTTGGCACGCTGATGACCAACTTCGGCCTGGAACAGGCGCTGGAGCGCCTCGGCCTGCCGTTCGTGCGCAGCAACGTGGGCGACCGCTACGTCCACCAGGCGCTGGTCGAAGGCGGCGGCGTGCTGGGCGGCGAAGCCTCCGGCCACCTGTTGTGCCTGGACCGTGCCACCACCGGCGATGCAATCGTCAGCGCGCTGCAGGTGCTGGAAGTGCTGCGCCGCGAAGGCCGCACGCTGCGCGCCTCGCTGCAGGACCTGAGCCGGGTGCCGCAGAAGACCGTGAACGTGCGGCTGGGCGACGTGTCGGCCAAGGCCATCGTGCAGGCCGAAACAGTGCAGGCCGCGCTGGTCGCCGCGCAGGCGGCGGTGCAGGGTCGCGGTCGCGCGTTCCTGCGTCCGTCCGGCACCGAGCCGGTGGTGCGTGTCACCGTCGAGGCCGATACCGCCGAGCTGATGCAGTCCACGCTGGATCATCTGTCCGGCGCGGTGAAGGCGGCGGCCGCCTGA
- the trpA gene encoding tryptophan synthase subunit alpha, producing the protein MDRIDACFARLRADGRKALIPFITAGDPGLDATVPVMHALAAAGADVIELGVPFSDPMADGPTIQRSSERALARGAGLRYVLETVAAFRRDDATTPVVLMGYLNPVEIHGTARFADAAIAAGVDGVLLVDLPPEEAAETRAIFTAAGLALILLASPTTADTRLDTLSAMAQGYLYYVSFAGVTGASERLDSSAASARLRDLRSRSTVPVVAGFGIKDAASAAAMAIEADGVVVGSALVAALGEAADAATAAQTATSFLPPLRQALDSGT; encoded by the coding sequence GTGGACCGTATCGATGCCTGTTTTGCCCGCCTGCGCGCCGATGGCCGCAAGGCGCTGATTCCCTTCATCACCGCCGGTGATCCGGGCCTGGACGCCACCGTGCCGGTAATGCACGCACTCGCCGCCGCCGGCGCGGACGTGATCGAACTGGGCGTGCCGTTCTCCGACCCGATGGCCGACGGCCCCACCATCCAGCGCAGCTCCGAGCGCGCGCTGGCGCGTGGGGCAGGGCTGCGCTACGTGCTGGAAACCGTGGCCGCCTTCCGCCGTGACGACGCCACCACCCCGGTGGTGCTGATGGGTTATCTGAACCCGGTGGAGATCCACGGTACGGCCCGCTTCGCCGACGCGGCCATCGCCGCAGGCGTGGACGGCGTGCTGCTGGTCGACCTGCCGCCGGAAGAGGCCGCCGAAACGCGCGCCATCTTCACCGCCGCCGGCCTGGCCCTGATCCTGCTGGCTTCTCCGACCACCGCCGACACCCGGCTGGACACCCTGTCGGCCATGGCCCAGGGCTACCTCTACTACGTCAGCTTCGCAGGCGTCACCGGTGCGTCCGAACGCCTTGACAGCAGCGCCGCCAGTGCCCGCCTGCGCGACCTGCGCAGCCGCTCCACCGTCCCCGTGGTGGCCGGCTTCGGCATCAAGGACGCGGCCAGCGCCGCCGCCATGGCCATCGAAGCGGACGGCGTCGTGGTCGGCAGCGCCCTGGTCGCCGCACTGGGTGAAGCGGCCGATGCAGCCACCGCCGCACAGACCGCAACGTCTTTCCTCCCGCCGCTGCGCCAGGCATTGGATAGCGGAACCTGA
- a CDS encoding toxic anion resistance protein, with the protein MTQDSQPNAPLPVEVSVDVIDDNALQALGLGRDDLPKIAEIGRSLEDIRPGNLQVFGRDAAAKTAAFSSQLLDQVRNRDLDASGDKLGEVVRIARSLKLDGLAERSKVPVIGGLIDKLRASKGELVQKFSDTNRQIEQLMGDVGSQQALMGQRVVEFDRMHEIVREERHGLGLHIAAGKRRIASLRSEQLAGQGPDDPQQRIRQGELDNAIRLLDKRVGDLLVMQHAADQSLPMIRLIQANAILLIEKFNTVRDITIPSWKRQFAIQLSLNEQKNAVALSNAIDDATNEMMRRNADLLRQTTVETAKANQRAVIDVATLRHVHEQLIATVEEVRAIHREGMQQRQQAEVELARLRDDVQQRLAAPTAV; encoded by the coding sequence ATGACCCAGGATTCCCAGCCGAACGCGCCCCTCCCGGTGGAGGTCAGCGTGGATGTCATCGATGACAATGCGCTGCAGGCGCTGGGCCTGGGCCGGGACGACCTGCCGAAGATCGCCGAGATCGGGCGCAGCCTGGAGGACATCCGGCCGGGCAACCTGCAGGTGTTCGGGCGCGACGCGGCGGCCAAGACGGCGGCGTTTTCCAGCCAGCTGCTCGACCAGGTACGCAACCGCGACCTCGATGCCAGCGGCGACAAGCTGGGCGAGGTGGTGCGCATCGCGCGCTCGCTGAAGCTTGACGGGTTGGCCGAACGCTCAAAGGTGCCGGTGATCGGTGGGCTGATCGACAAACTGCGCGCGTCCAAGGGCGAGCTGGTGCAGAAATTCAGCGACACCAACCGTCAGATCGAACAGCTGATGGGCGACGTGGGCAGCCAGCAGGCGCTGATGGGCCAGCGCGTGGTCGAGTTCGACCGCATGCACGAGATCGTCCGCGAAGAGCGCCACGGCCTGGGCCTGCACATCGCCGCCGGCAAGCGCCGGATCGCCTCGCTGCGCAGCGAACAGCTGGCGGGGCAGGGCCCGGACGATCCGCAGCAGCGGATCCGCCAGGGCGAGCTGGACAACGCGATCCGGCTGCTGGACAAGCGCGTGGGCGACCTGCTGGTCATGCAGCACGCAGCCGACCAGTCGTTGCCGATGATCCGGCTGATCCAGGCCAACGCGATCCTGTTGATCGAGAAGTTCAACACCGTCCGCGACATCACCATTCCGTCGTGGAAGCGCCAGTTCGCGATCCAGTTGTCGCTCAACGAGCAGAAGAACGCGGTGGCATTGTCCAACGCGATCGACGATGCCACCAACGAGATGATGCGGCGCAATGCCGACCTGCTGCGGCAGACCACCGTTGAAACGGCCAAGGCCAACCAGCGCGCCGTGATCGACGTGGCCACCCTGCGCCACGTGCACGAGCAGCTGATTGCCACGGTGGAAGAAGTGCGCGCCATCCACCGCGAGGGCATGCAGCAGCGCCAGCAGGCCGAAGTGGAACTGGCGCGCCTGCGCGACGACGTGCAGCAGCGCCTGGCGGCACCGACCGCCGTCTGA
- a CDS encoding polysaccharide deacetylase family protein — MANARSVPVLMHHHVSPSPGMITVSPENFESQIAWLANNGWTSLTLAQYADFLAGKPVPRKSIVITFDDGYLDNWVYAHPILLKYGMHAVVFVVTGWMGEGPVRPHAGQPGVTLPPTPDHRGCEAAILRDDRTDDVMMRWSEARAMIAAGTFEVHCHTHSHTRWLKQDITREQKCEGITRDLSMARLVLQQQLGEVSDTLCWPYGDFDADYLPIARAQGFKYLHTTHPFGRNVVGGDPEHIYRFAIRNRPASWLRKRIAWSYHPLIAPVFNRFKAKQKKMVPGP; from the coding sequence ATGGCCAACGCTAGATCCGTGCCGGTATTGATGCACCACCACGTGTCGCCGTCGCCGGGAATGATCACGGTGTCGCCGGAGAATTTCGAAAGCCAGATCGCGTGGCTGGCCAACAACGGCTGGACCTCGCTGACGCTGGCGCAGTACGCCGACTTCCTGGCCGGCAAGCCGGTCCCCCGCAAGTCGATCGTGATCACCTTCGACGACGGCTACCTGGACAACTGGGTGTACGCGCACCCGATCCTGCTCAAGTACGGCATGCACGCGGTGGTCTTCGTGGTCACCGGCTGGATGGGCGAAGGCCCGGTCCGCCCGCACGCCGGGCAGCCGGGCGTGACGCTGCCACCCACGCCGGACCATCGCGGGTGCGAAGCGGCGATCCTGCGGGACGACCGCACCGATGACGTGATGATGCGCTGGAGCGAGGCGCGCGCGATGATCGCGGCCGGCACCTTTGAAGTGCATTGCCACACCCACTCGCATACGCGCTGGCTGAAGCAGGACATCACCCGCGAGCAGAAGTGCGAGGGCATCACCCGCGACCTGTCGATGGCGCGGCTGGTGCTGCAGCAGCAGCTGGGTGAGGTGTCGGACACGCTGTGCTGGCCCTACGGCGATTTCGACGCGGACTACCTGCCGATCGCGCGGGCACAGGGCTTCAAGTACCTGCACACCACGCACCCGTTCGGGCGCAACGTGGTGGGCGGCGATCCGGAGCACATTTACCGCTTCGCGATCCGCAACCGTCCGGCCAGCTGGCTGCGCAAGCGCATCGCGTGGAGTTACCACCCGTTGATCGCCCCGGTGTTCAACCGCTTCAAGGCGAAGCAGAAGAAGATGGTGCCGGGGCCGTAA
- the accD gene encoding acetyl-CoA carboxylase, carboxyltransferase subunit beta — MSWLSKLMPSGIRTDNVPSKKRSVPEGLWEKCSNCGSALYGPELEDNLEVCPKCGHHMAIRARARLAALFDADSTTEIGARLGPTDLLKFKDQKKYIERIKASQKNTGEYDALIAMQGLMKGRPLVASAFDFAFMGGSMGSVVGERFSLAAEKAVEIGAPYVCFSASGGARMQEGLFSLMQMAKTSAALGKLREAGLPYISVLTHPTTGGVSASFAMLGDINIAEPQALIGFAGPRVIEQTVREKLPEGFQRSEFLLEHGAIDQICDRREMRERLSDLLAMLGRQPAPVADEVA; from the coding sequence ATGAGTTGGCTCAGCAAGTTGATGCCGTCTGGCATCCGCACCGACAACGTCCCCAGCAAAAAGCGCAGCGTCCCCGAGGGCCTGTGGGAAAAGTGCAGCAACTGCGGCAGCGCACTGTACGGACCTGAGCTGGAAGACAACCTGGAAGTCTGCCCCAAGTGCGGCCACCACATGGCGATCCGCGCGCGCGCGCGCCTGGCCGCCCTGTTCGACGCCGACAGCACCACCGAAATCGGTGCGCGCCTGGGACCGACCGACCTGCTCAAGTTCAAGGACCAGAAGAAGTACATCGAGCGCATCAAGGCCTCGCAGAAGAACACCGGCGAGTACGACGCCCTGATCGCGATGCAGGGCCTGATGAAAGGCCGCCCGCTGGTCGCCTCCGCGTTCGACTTTGCCTTCATGGGCGGCTCGATGGGCTCGGTGGTCGGCGAGCGCTTCTCGCTGGCGGCTGAAAAGGCCGTCGAAATCGGCGCCCCGTATGTCTGCTTCTCCGCCAGCGGCGGCGCGCGCATGCAGGAAGGCCTGTTCTCGCTCATGCAGATGGCCAAGACCTCGGCCGCGCTGGGCAAGCTGCGTGAGGCCGGCCTGCCGTACATCTCGGTCCTGACCCACCCGACCACCGGCGGCGTCTCGGCCTCGTTTGCGATGCTGGGCGACATCAACATCGCCGAACCGCAGGCACTGATCGGCTTCGCCGGCCCGCGCGTGATCGAACAGACCGTGCGCGAAAAGCTCCCCGAAGGCTTCCAGCGCTCGGAGTTCCTGCTCGAGCACGGGGCCATCGACCAGATCTGCGACCGCCGCGAAATGCGTGAGCGCCTGTCCGACCTGCTGGCCATGCTCGGCCGTCAGCCGGCGCCGGTTGCCGACGAGGTCGCCTGA